A window of Sphingobacterium kitahiroshimense genomic DNA:
GTAATTACTGATCCGGTGGCATTATTAGAACAATTTGGAGTATATGATGAAAAGATGGATTTATCTAGTTACCAATATCCAACATTAGAATTATTGCCAAGTTTACTCCAGCCTTTATTTTCAAAAATGGGACAAGAAGCTTCTCAGTATAAACTTCCTCTTCTTCTTGATGGTTCCGAAGATTTAAAACTTCGTGAGCTTTACCATCATCCTAATATTTTATTAGCAGGTACCATAGCTTCTGGCAAAACGCAATTCGTCTATAATCAGTTGGTCATGTGGCTGTATTTATACCACCCGGCACAATTAAAACTCGTGATATGCAGAAGTAAGCCTGTTGATTATAATACGTTGGCTATATTGGAGAGACATTTCTTAGCAGCTTTACCAGGTGTAGAAACACCTTTAGTGGAAGGAAAGCAAGTATGCTCAACTATTGATGCAATTATATTAGAGTGTGAGCAAAGATTGAATTTGTTTCAAAAAGCAGGGGTTAAAGGGGTTGAGGATTATAATAACAAATTCATAAATAGAACTCTTGATCCTAATCTAGGACATAGATACCTCCCTAACATTGTGTTAGTAATGGATGATATTCAGACATTTTTAGATGAAAATACGATCAAATCGCTTATAGCACTTACCCAGATGAATCTCTATACAGGAATCTATCTACTCGCTGTAACAAGCCAAATTATGTCGCGCATCATAACACCTCAATTGAGAGCTAATTTCAGTGTGCGTATCGGCATGAAGCTGATGTCTCAAAATGAATCAAAAAAAATATTAGATCGTGTTGGTGCTGAGAAACTAGCATCTCCTGGGGAATTAATCTATGAACAGGGGGAAAGACTAGGAAAAGGTACTCAACCGTATGTCGAATATAACTTTATAGCTGCTATTTGTAAATTTATAAGTGAGCAGCGAGGTTACCCTTCTGTATATCTATTACCTATATACGAAATAGAATCGCCAAGTATTGATGACTTTGACATAGGGATGAGAGATCAACTATTTAGAGAGGCTGCGCAATTA
This region includes:
- a CDS encoding DNA translocase FtsK, with the protein product MKDEARLENIDQLTNLIEADSNEHALKEIATLFVSAMNDWPSQNQTNINEYIEELHNYFGTPITKDAILSKTTSDSSEDLWRKESAASLLELLDIAEKQYQEEDLKQLIQTIVKYYQNPSVITDPVALLEQFGVYDEKMDLSSYQYPTLELLPSLLQPLFSKMGQEASQYKLPLLLDGSEDLKLRELYHHPNILLAGTIASGKTQFVYNQLVMWLYLYHPAQLKLVICRSKPVDYNTLAILERHFLAALPGVETPLVEGKQVCSTIDAIILECEQRLNLFQKAGVKGVEDYNNKFINRTLDPNLGHRYLPNIVLVMDDIQTFLDENTIKSLIALTQMNLYTGIYLLAVTSQIMSRIITPQLRANFSVRIGMKLMSQNESKKILDRVGAEKLASPGELIYEQGERLGKGTQPYVEYNFIAAICKFISEQRGYPSVYLLPIYEIESPSIDDFDIGMRDQLFREAAQLIVMHQQGSTALIQRKLKLGYNRAGRIMDQLEAAGIVGPFEGSKAREVLYPDEYTLNLYLDSLAKNNYEIDTPSGSSDKDKNFINNPIERKVHGDKNDETKSALPKNINKLHTPHQSSRKLLLYLVILIAVTAFFYWMSKL